From Synoicihabitans lomoniglobus, the proteins below share one genomic window:
- a CDS encoding AraC family transcriptional regulator, with amino-acid sequence METSNAYARNLLHGVVRYVREHTPWSLFLVEQSRGQTAPEWVANWRGDGIIARIENPQVADAVLASGLPAVDLSAGRFAPSLPWVETDDVQIARMAFNHLADRGFKAFAYGGDERFMWSRSRGVEFARLVQARGCRLHELPPSAQVSDVAQQVDQLEQWVAGLPKPIGIFACYDIRGQQLLDACRNLGVAVPEEVAVVGVDDDDLLCQLAFPPLSSVQPNARHTGYTAAALLDAMMNGAPREAVEIRVPPLGVTARQSTDILAVSDTIVVRALRFIREHACDPIAVTDVLATVPVSRRVLEKRFEQAVGHSPHAEIVAVRMNRVKELLLETDLSLEMIAARTGFEHPEYLTVMFKREVGVPPGRFRKRAMSE; translated from the coding sequence GTGGAAACCTCCAACGCCTACGCCCGCAATCTGCTGCACGGGGTGGTGCGCTACGTGCGGGAGCACACGCCGTGGTCGCTTTTTTTGGTCGAACAAAGTCGGGGGCAGACGGCGCCGGAATGGGTGGCGAACTGGCGGGGCGACGGGATCATCGCCCGGATCGAAAACCCGCAGGTGGCCGACGCGGTGCTGGCGTCGGGATTGCCGGCGGTGGATTTGAGTGCGGGGCGATTCGCGCCGTCGTTGCCCTGGGTCGAAACCGACGACGTGCAGATCGCGCGCATGGCGTTCAATCACCTCGCCGATCGCGGTTTCAAGGCGTTCGCGTATGGCGGGGACGAGCGCTTCATGTGGTCGCGATCGCGGGGAGTGGAATTTGCCCGGTTGGTGCAGGCGCGGGGATGTCGACTGCATGAACTGCCGCCGTCGGCGCAGGTGTCCGACGTAGCGCAACAGGTCGATCAATTGGAGCAATGGGTCGCGGGCTTGCCCAAACCGATCGGTATTTTTGCCTGCTACGATATTCGCGGTCAGCAACTGCTGGATGCCTGTCGCAATCTGGGGGTGGCGGTGCCGGAGGAAGTCGCCGTCGTGGGAGTGGATGACGATGATTTACTGTGCCAGCTGGCCTTTCCGCCGTTGTCGAGTGTGCAACCCAACGCCCGCCATACGGGTTACACGGCGGCGGCGTTGCTCGATGCCATGATGAACGGGGCGCCGCGGGAGGCGGTGGAGATTCGCGTGCCACCGCTCGGGGTGACGGCGCGGCAGTCCACGGACATTCTGGCGGTGAGTGACACGATCGTCGTGCGCGCGTTGCGCTTCATCCGGGAACACGCCTGTGATCCCATCGCGGTGACCGATGTGTTGGCGACAGTGCCGGTGTCCCGTCGGGTGTTGGAAAAACGCTTCGAGCAAGCCGTGGGACACTCGCCACATGCCGAAATCGTGGCGGTGCGCATGAACCGCGTGAAGGAACTGCTGCTGGAAACCGACCTGTCGTTGGAGATGATCGCGGCGCGCACCGGATTCGAGCATCCGGAGTATTTGACCGTGATGTTCAAACGCGAAGTGGGGGTGCCGCCCGGCCGTTTTCGCAAACGCGCCATGAGTGAATAA